In Kineococcus sp. NBC_00420, a single genomic region encodes these proteins:
- a CDS encoding BRCT domain-containing protein: MTLHAGQHIAFSGHFLEPRAALAARAEEAGLHVDPDVTERTDVLVANDAGSGSSSVRAAIAHGIPLLDEYSFDDLLSSAVAG; encoded by the coding sequence GTGACTCTCCACGCCGGTCAGCACATCGCCTTCAGCGGCCACTTCCTCGAACCCCGCGCGGCCCTCGCGGCCCGCGCCGAGGAAGCGGGGCTCCACGTCGACCCCGACGTCACCGAGCGCACGGACGTCCTCGTCGCCAACGACGCGGGGTCCGGTTCGTCGTCGGTCCGCGCGGCCATCGCCCACGGCATCCCGCTCCTGGACGAGTACTCCTTCGACGACCTGCTCAGCTCGGCCGTCG